From the genome of Cedecea lapagei, one region includes:
- the mepS gene encoding bifunctional murein DD-endopeptidase/murein LD-carboxypeptidase, producing the protein MVKSQPILRYILRAIPAIAVAVMLSACSSTNTANMHSETHAVGEKDGFLLQASQDEFEEMVRNVDVKSRIMDQYASWKGVRYRLGGSSRAGIDCSAFVQRTFQEQFGLTLPRSTSEQQETGKSVSRNKLRTGDLVLFRAGSTGRHVGIYIGNNQFVHASTSSGVVISSMDEPYWKKRYNEARRVLSRS; encoded by the coding sequence ATGGTCAAATCTCAGCCTATTTTGAGATACATCCTGCGGGCTATCCCCGCAATTGCGGTAGCGGTTATGCTCTCCGCCTGTAGTTCGACTAACACAGCAAATATGCATTCTGAGACGCATGCAGTCGGTGAAAAAGATGGTTTTTTACTGCAAGCCTCTCAGGATGAATTCGAAGAGATGGTTCGTAATGTCGATGTTAAATCACGCATTATGGATCAATACGCGAGCTGGAAAGGTGTACGCTACCGTCTAGGCGGCAGCAGCAGAGCGGGTATCGATTGTTCTGCCTTTGTGCAGCGCACGTTCCAGGAACAGTTTGGCTTAACGCTGCCTCGTTCAACGTCAGAGCAGCAGGAGACCGGCAAATCCGTTTCGCGTAATAAATTACGCACCGGCGATTTGGTTCTGTTCCGTGCGGGGTCAACCGGGCGTCATGTTGGCATCTACATTGGCAATAACCAATTTGTACATGCCTCTACCAGCAGCGGCGTGGTGATTTCCAGCATGGATGAGCCCTACTGGAAGAAGCGCTACAACGAAGCGCGCCGGGTGCTCAGCCGCAGCTGA
- a CDS encoding phosphatase PAP2 family protein has product MTNRLPLILLLNALGLALFFSWYLPVNHGFWFNIDSALFHFFNQELVKSHAFLTLIAITNNRAFDGISLLAMGGLFSWFWLREDGAGRRRLVLMGIVMLLSAVVINQLGHLIPVAHASPTLFFTDIHRVSELLHIPTKDASRDSFPGDHGLMLLIFTGFMLRYFGVRAFLIASVIFFIFSSPRIMIGAHWFTDVYVGSLSIALVGLPWVLLTPLSDRLISLLNRTLPGKYRASR; this is encoded by the coding sequence ATGACTAATCGCCTCCCTCTAATCCTGCTGCTGAACGCCCTGGGCCTTGCCCTGTTCTTTAGCTGGTATCTGCCCGTGAACCATGGATTTTGGTTCAACATTGACTCAGCGCTGTTCCATTTCTTTAATCAGGAACTGGTCAAGAGCCATGCCTTTTTAACGCTGATAGCCATCACCAATAACCGCGCTTTCGACGGCATTTCGCTGCTGGCCATGGGGGGACTCTTCTCCTGGTTCTGGCTGCGTGAGGACGGCGCCGGCCGCCGCCGCCTGGTGTTGATGGGTATTGTCATGCTGCTTTCTGCGGTCGTGATTAATCAGCTAGGTCACCTTATCCCGGTGGCGCACGCCAGCCCGACGCTGTTCTTCACCGATATCCATCGCGTCAGCGAGCTGCTGCACATCCCAACCAAAGATGCCTCCCGCGACAGTTTCCCTGGCGATCACGGCCTCATGTTGCTTATCTTCACCGGTTTTATGCTGCGCTATTTCGGCGTGCGTGCGTTTCTTATCGCGAGTGTGATCTTCTTTATCTTCTCTTCGCCAAGAATAATGATAGGCGCGCACTGGTTTACCGATGTCTACGTTGGCTCGCTTTCTATTGCCCTGGTGGGCCTGCCGTGGGTACTTTTAACCCCACTCAGTGACCGGTTAATTTCGCTACTGAACCGTACTCTGCCGGGTAAATATAGAGCTTCTCGCTGA